In one window of Azoarcus olearius DNA:
- a CDS encoding YeeE/YedE family protein produces the protein MEAALPAPAILALGFMLGGGFGALSSRTHFCTMGAVADIVAFGDWSRMRMWLAAIATAMLGTALLQAAGLFDPAHSLYAGARVPWLSHAVGGLCFGAGMTLASGCAGKTLVRLGGGSLKALVVATFLAIGASMTLRGLFAAWRSSWLDPHVLVLDHAQTLPAFLAAADLPSGALVGLVAGLALLIASLAPAGARRADILWSGAGVGLLCVAAWYVTGHLGYVAEDPQTLEESFIATSSGRAESLSFVAPHAYTLDLLLLWTDRSRVLSFSVATLGGVIAGALLYRLATRSLRLESFADPADLLRHVAGGLLMGFGGVTALGCSIGQGVGGLSTLSLGALITTAAIIAGATATLRLQLWHLQRS, from the coding sequence ATGGAGGCGGCGCTCCCGGCCCCGGCCATCCTCGCCCTCGGCTTCATGCTCGGTGGCGGCTTCGGCGCGCTCTCCAGCCGCACCCACTTCTGCACCATGGGCGCCGTCGCCGACATTGTCGCGTTCGGCGACTGGAGCCGGATGCGGATGTGGCTGGCGGCGATCGCCACCGCGATGCTCGGCACCGCCCTGCTGCAGGCCGCCGGCCTCTTCGACCCCGCGCACAGCCTTTACGCCGGCGCGCGCGTGCCGTGGCTGTCGCACGCGGTGGGCGGGCTGTGCTTCGGCGCCGGGATGACGCTCGCTTCCGGCTGCGCCGGCAAGACCCTGGTGCGGCTCGGCGGCGGCAGCCTGAAGGCCCTGGTCGTCGCGACCTTCCTCGCGATCGGCGCCTCGATGACGCTGCGCGGCCTGTTCGCGGCCTGGCGCAGCAGCTGGCTCGATCCACACGTGCTCGTGCTGGACCATGCCCAGACGCTCCCCGCCTTTCTCGCCGCCGCCGACCTCCCGTCCGGCGCCCTGGTGGGACTGGTGGCGGGTCTGGCCCTGCTCATCGCCAGCCTGGCGCCAGCGGGCGCGCGGCGCGCCGATATCCTGTGGAGCGGCGCCGGCGTCGGCCTGCTGTGCGTGGCAGCGTGGTATGTCACCGGCCACCTCGGCTACGTGGCCGAAGACCCGCAGACGCTGGAGGAATCCTTCATCGCGACCAGCAGCGGACGGGCCGAATCGCTATCCTTCGTCGCCCCCCACGCCTACACGCTCGACCTGCTGCTGCTGTGGACCGATCGCTCGCGCGTGCTGAGTTTCAGCGTCGCCACGCTGGGCGGCGTCATTGCCGGTGCGCTGCTGTATCGACTAGCCACCCGCAGCCTGCGGCTGGAGAGCTTCGCCGACCCAGCCGACCTGCTGCGCCACGTTGCCGGCGGCTTGCTGATGGGCTTCGGCGGCGTCACCGCGCTCGGTTGCAGCATCGGCCAGGGGGTGGGCGGCCTGTCCACGCTGTCGCTCGGCGCCCTGATCACCACCGCGGCCATCATCGCGGGCGCAACCGCCACCCTCCGGCTGCAGCTGTGGCACCTGCAACGCAGCTGA
- a CDS encoding response regulator yields MKTIFLVDDSATILLSISNILSKAGYGVEKAGNAAEALSKFQSGVKVDLLITDLNMPGMNGIDFIKEVRKLPNYRFMPILFLTTESQQSKKAEAKAAGASGWIVKPASADELLNTIKLVIR; encoded by the coding sequence ATGAAGACGATCTTCCTGGTCGATGATTCGGCCACCATCCTGCTGTCCATCTCCAACATCCTCTCCAAGGCCGGCTACGGCGTGGAGAAAGCGGGCAACGCCGCCGAGGCGCTGTCGAAGTTCCAGTCCGGCGTGAAGGTCGACCTGCTGATCACCGACCTCAACATGCCGGGCATGAACGGCATCGACTTCATCAAGGAAGTGCGCAAGCTGCCGAACTACCGCTTCATGCCGATCCTGTTCCTCACCACCGAATCGCAGCAGTCGAAGAAGGCCGAGGCCAAGGCCGCCGGCGCCTCCGGCTGGATCGTGAAGCCCGCCTCGGCCGACGAACTGCTCAACACCATCAAACTGGTCATTCGCTGA
- a CDS encoding STAS domain-containing protein has product MSTPATAPLAIVEDMTIYHAAEQKQQLVAALAQADELQIDLSAVAEIDTAGFQLLILVKREAQRLGKRARIVAHSAAVREVVDFFNMAAEFGDPMLMPAPEA; this is encoded by the coding sequence ATGAGCACTCCCGCCACGGCCCCGCTGGCGATCGTCGAAGACATGACGATCTACCACGCCGCGGAACAGAAGCAGCAACTGGTCGCCGCGCTCGCCCAGGCCGACGAATTGCAGATCGACCTGTCGGCGGTGGCCGAGATCGACACCGCCGGTTTCCAGCTGCTGATCCTGGTCAAGCGCGAAGCGCAGCGGCTGGGCAAGCGCGCCCGCATCGTCGCCCACAGCGCCGCGGTGCGCGAAGTGGTGGACTTCTTCAACATGGCGGCGGAATTCGGCGATCCGATGCTGATGCCCGCGCCCGAGGCCTGA
- the tolQ gene encoding protein TolQ, with amino-acid sequence MTVSHDLSIISLITQASVLVQLVMAMLAGLSVMSWYWIFRKWFQIRAARSKTTEFERDFWSGGDLNALFQSASAARHHTGGMERIFESGYREYNKLRAKSHDHGATIDGARRAMRATFQREVDDLEAHLAFLASVGSVSPYIGLFGTVWGIMNAFRGLSNVGTATLTQVAPGIAEALVATAIGLFAAIPAVVAYNRFAHDIDRIGIRFESFMEEFSNILQRNLR; translated from the coding sequence ATGACTGTCTCCCACGACCTTTCCATCATCAGCCTGATCACCCAGGCCAGCGTCCTCGTCCAGCTCGTCATGGCCATGCTGGCCGGCCTGTCCGTGATGTCCTGGTACTGGATCTTCCGCAAGTGGTTTCAGATCCGCGCGGCGCGCAGCAAGACCACCGAATTCGAACGCGACTTCTGGAGCGGCGGCGACCTCAACGCGCTGTTCCAGTCCGCCTCCGCGGCGCGCCACCACACCGGCGGCATGGAACGCATCTTCGAATCCGGCTACCGCGAATACAACAAGCTGCGGGCCAAGAGCCACGACCACGGCGCCACCATCGACGGCGCCCGCCGTGCCATGCGCGCCACCTTCCAGCGCGAGGTGGACGACCTCGAAGCCCACCTCGCCTTCCTCGCATCGGTCGGCTCGGTATCGCCCTACATCGGCCTGTTCGGCACCGTGTGGGGGATCATGAATGCCTTCCGCGGCCTGTCGAATGTCGGCACCGCCACCCTCACCCAGGTTGCCCCCGGCATTGCCGAAGCGCTGGTGGCGACCGCGATCGGCCTGTTCGCGGCGATCCCCGCGGTGGTCGCCTACAACCGCTTCGCGCACGACATCGACCGCATCGGCATCCGCTTCGAGAGCTTCATGGAAGAGTTCTCCAACATCCTGCAGCGCAACCTGCGCTAA
- the queC gene encoding 7-cyano-7-deazaguanine synthase QueC: MTDLPRAVVLLSGGLDSATCLAIARDMGLETYALSVAYGQRHAAELAASRRVAHALGAREHRVASVSLGEFGGSALTDPAIAVPEDAAPGGIPVTYVPARNTVMLSMALAWAEVLGARHIFVGVNAVDYSGYPDCRPAFIQAFETMANLATKAGVEGHPTTIHAPLIDLSKADIIRRGVALGVDYGLTVSCYQADDDGRACGRCDACRLRREGFAAAGIADPTRYQAR; encoded by the coding sequence ATGACCGATCTCCCGCGCGCCGTCGTCCTGCTGTCGGGCGGACTCGACTCGGCGACCTGCCTCGCCATCGCCCGCGACATGGGGCTGGAAACCTATGCCCTGTCGGTCGCCTACGGCCAGCGCCACGCCGCGGAACTCGCGGCCTCGCGGCGCGTCGCCCACGCGCTCGGCGCCCGCGAACATCGCGTTGCCAGCGTCAGCCTCGGCGAGTTCGGCGGCTCGGCGCTGACCGATCCGGCGATCGCCGTGCCCGAAGATGCCGCGCCCGGCGGAATTCCGGTCACTTATGTACCGGCGCGCAACACCGTGATGCTGTCGATGGCGCTCGCGTGGGCCGAAGTGCTGGGCGCGCGCCACATCTTCGTCGGCGTCAACGCGGTGGATTATTCCGGCTATCCGGATTGCCGCCCGGCCTTCATCCAGGCCTTCGAGACCATGGCCAACCTCGCCACCAAGGCGGGCGTCGAGGGCCATCCGACCACGATCCACGCGCCGCTGATCGACCTGTCGAAGGCCGACATCATCCGTCGCGGGGTGGCGCTCGGGGTGGATTACGGCCTCACGGTGTCGTGCTACCAGGCCGACGACGACGGCCGCGCCTGCGGCCGCTGCGACGCCTGCCGGCTGCGCCGCGAGGGCTTCGCCGCGGCCGGCATCGCCGATCCCACGCGCTACCAGGCGCGCTGA
- the tolB gene encoding Tol-Pal system beta propeller repeat protein TolB: MKTFAQLRLLLAAAALALLSFSAQAQLSIEITGAGASRFPVIIPVFENEASLPRSVSDIVRADLERSGLFSLVDIGPLPLPEGQIPDLGSLRSRGADAALAASVFPQGDGRYEIRFRLFDTQKQTELGALALRMTAAQNRITAHRIADFVYEKLTGLPGYFATRIAYVVKTGPRYELQVADADGMNAQAALVSREPIISPAWSPDGGRLAYVSFEAKKPIIYVHTLATGQRQVVANFKGSNSAPAWSPDGQQLSVVLTKDGLSQLYVLNADGSGVRRLASSSGIDTEPAWSPDGQWIYFTSDRGGSPQIYRIPTAGGAAQRVTFDGTYNVTARPSADGRLLAFITRNNGRFQVAVQDLTTRQTTILTDSARDESPSFAPNGRMILYATDAGGRGVLAAVSSDGRVKQRLSVQAADVREPAWGPLQKQ, encoded by the coding sequence ATGAAGACTTTCGCCCAACTCCGTCTGCTCCTCGCCGCCGCCGCACTGGCCTTGCTGTCCTTCTCCGCGCAGGCGCAACTGTCGATCGAGATCACCGGCGCGGGCGCTTCGCGCTTCCCGGTCATCATTCCGGTATTCGAGAACGAGGCCAGCCTGCCGCGCAGCGTGTCGGACATCGTGCGCGCCGACCTCGAACGCAGCGGCCTGTTCAGCCTGGTCGACATCGGGCCGCTCCCGCTGCCTGAAGGACAGATTCCCGATCTCGGCAGCCTGCGCAGCCGCGGCGCCGACGCGGCCCTGGCCGCCAGCGTGTTTCCGCAGGGCGACGGCCGCTACGAAATCCGCTTCCGCCTGTTCGACACCCAGAAGCAGACCGAACTCGGCGCCCTCGCGCTGCGCATGACGGCGGCCCAGAACCGCATCACCGCGCACCGCATCGCCGATTTCGTCTATGAAAAGCTCACCGGCCTGCCCGGCTACTTCGCCACCCGCATCGCCTACGTGGTCAAGACCGGGCCACGCTACGAACTGCAGGTGGCCGACGCCGACGGCATGAATGCCCAGGCCGCGCTGGTTTCGCGCGAGCCGATCATCTCGCCGGCGTGGTCGCCGGACGGCGGTCGCCTCGCCTACGTCTCGTTCGAGGCCAAGAAGCCGATCATCTATGTACACACGCTCGCCACCGGCCAGCGCCAGGTGGTGGCCAACTTCAAGGGTTCCAACTCGGCGCCGGCCTGGTCGCCCGACGGCCAGCAGCTCTCGGTGGTGCTCACCAAGGACGGCCTGTCGCAGCTCTACGTGCTCAATGCCGACGGCTCCGGCGTGCGCCGCCTGGCAAGCTCCTCCGGCATCGACACCGAGCCGGCCTGGTCGCCCGACGGCCAGTGGATCTATTTCACTTCCGATCGCGGCGGCAGCCCGCAGATCTACCGCATTCCGACCGCGGGCGGCGCCGCCCAGCGGGTGACTTTCGACGGCACCTACAACGTGACCGCCCGCCCCTCGGCGGACGGCCGGCTGCTTGCCTTCATCACCCGCAACAACGGTCGCTTCCAGGTGGCGGTCCAGGACCTCACCACCCGGCAAACCACGATCCTCACCGATTCGGCGCGTGACGAATCGCCCAGCTTCGCACCTAACGGCCGCATGATCCTCTACGCCACCGATGCCGGTGGCCGGGGTGTGCTTGCGGCGGTGTCGTCCGATGGCCGGGTCAAGCAACGCCTTTCGGTGCAGGCCGCCGATGTACGGGAACCCGCCTGGGGCCCCTTGCAAAAGCAATAA
- a CDS encoding ExbD/TolR family protein produces MRQRRLMNQINVVPYIDVMLVLLVIFMVTAPMVQPGNIDVPSAGPISAPPAEAIVIELEKRNAIAIRKTSNAASRPVSSIEFQRVVKEALAANPEQPFLVAANKSLPYQDVIDILEAARQLGVKKISLQTQSGAAGR; encoded by the coding sequence ATGCGCCAACGCCGCCTGATGAACCAGATCAACGTCGTGCCCTACATCGACGTGATGCTGGTCCTGCTCGTCATCTTCATGGTCACCGCGCCGATGGTGCAGCCGGGCAACATCGACGTGCCGTCCGCCGGACCGATCTCGGCGCCGCCCGCCGAGGCCATCGTGATCGAGCTGGAAAAGCGCAACGCGATCGCGATCCGCAAGACCAGCAATGCTGCCTCGCGCCCGGTGTCCAGCATTGAATTCCAGCGCGTGGTCAAGGAAGCGCTGGCCGCCAACCCGGAGCAACCCTTCCTGGTGGCCGCCAACAAGAGCCTGCCCTACCAGGACGTCATCGACATCCTCGAAGCCGCGCGCCAGTTGGGGGTGAAGAAGATCAGCCTGCAGACCCAGTCGGGCGCCGCCGGTCGATGA
- the ybgF gene encoding tol-pal system protein YbgF, protein MKRLLPLAALLALSSAGPAHAGLFDDNEARRQIYEMRQDLENRINASQGSQLDLANQNEQLRGEVARLRGQIEVLMNEVESLKQRQRDFYVDLDNRLRKLETAPVAAESAAPAADPVAESTEYEAALNLLKGGKHRDALTAFEAFLAKHPAGSFAPSAHFWAGNAALQAKEVASATTHFNAVLGKWPNDSAAPDAMLGLANSQQAMGDAKTAQRTLQSLVERYPSSNAAQAAKQRLGKR, encoded by the coding sequence ATGAAGCGCCTCCTGCCGCTGGCGGCGCTTCTCGCACTGTCTTCGGCCGGGCCCGCCCACGCGGGCCTGTTCGACGACAACGAAGCGCGCCGCCAAATCTACGAGATGCGACAGGATCTGGAAAACCGCATCAACGCCAGCCAGGGCAGCCAGCTCGACCTCGCCAACCAGAACGAGCAGTTGCGCGGTGAAGTCGCCCGCCTGCGCGGCCAGATCGAAGTGCTGATGAACGAAGTCGAATCGCTCAAGCAACGCCAGCGCGACTTCTACGTCGACCTCGACAACCGCCTGCGCAAGCTCGAGACCGCGCCGGTGGCGGCCGAAAGCGCAGCCCCTGCCGCCGATCCGGTTGCCGAATCCACCGAATACGAAGCCGCGCTGAACCTGCTCAAGGGCGGCAAGCACCGCGATGCGCTGACCGCGTTCGAAGCCTTCCTCGCCAAGCATCCGGCGGGCAGCTTTGCGCCCAGCGCCCATTTCTGGGCCGGCAACGCGGCGCTGCAGGCCAAGGAAGTCGCGTCCGCGACCACGCATTTCAATGCCGTGCTGGGCAAGTGGCCCAACGACAGTGCCGCGCCGGATGCGATGCTCGGCCTCGCCAACAGCCAGCAGGCCATGGGCGACGCCAAGACCGCCCAGCGCACGCTGCAGTCGCTGGTGGAACGCTACCCGAGCAGCAACGCCGCGCAGGCGGCCAAGCAACGTCTCGGCAAGCGCTGA
- a CDS encoding methyl-accepting chemotaxis protein has protein sequence MPFNTLLQRSLVVFATVAVLAGIAVFFLNDWFHGSFLPALGLAQPVGDAVGSMLIVTVAYFGQRVVSLAFFRDHMYGLTSSQEQMRDASHNVAAVGDEVAHELRAVPTYNDVLRRQLDSVVQQTEKAAYDITERLQSIDGVVSHLNTFVVESSSESDQMAHDSEERIAGNQKLIAEMRQYIDYRIQEARQDQERVAQVVHEARSLESLTRLIKDIAAQTNLLALNAAIEAARAGEAGRGFAVVADEVRKLSAETEKAVLAINQGILGVANTIETQLQEKLSSINLDREQAALGQFADQLGALGHSYESILDHQGKVMSTVRDSSQQLAEMFMAALASVQFQDVTRQQLEHTADSLRRLDGHLGVLADRLEQSENADFRYTPLSEHLEEIYSRYVMDQQRHTHHNALQQADDVGGGGPKIELF, from the coding sequence ATGCCCTTCAATACGCTCCTGCAACGTTCGCTGGTCGTTTTCGCCACGGTCGCAGTGCTGGCGGGAATCGCGGTCTTCTTCCTCAACGACTGGTTCCACGGCAGCTTCCTGCCGGCGCTGGGACTGGCCCAGCCGGTAGGCGACGCCGTCGGTTCGATGCTGATCGTCACGGTGGCCTACTTCGGCCAGCGCGTAGTGTCGCTCGCGTTCTTCCGCGACCACATGTACGGCCTCACCTCGTCGCAGGAGCAGATGCGCGACGCCTCCCACAACGTCGCTGCGGTGGGCGACGAAGTGGCGCACGAGCTGCGCGCGGTGCCCACCTACAACGACGTGCTGCGCCGCCAGCTCGACAGCGTGGTGCAGCAGACCGAGAAGGCCGCCTACGACATCACCGAGCGCCTGCAGTCGATCGACGGCGTGGTCAGCCACCTCAACACCTTCGTGGTCGAAAGCTCGTCCGAATCGGACCAGATGGCGCACGACTCCGAGGAACGGATCGCCGGCAACCAGAAGCTGATCGCGGAGATGCGGCAGTACATCGACTACCGCATCCAGGAAGCGCGCCAGGACCAGGAGCGCGTCGCGCAGGTGGTACATGAAGCGCGCTCGCTCGAATCGCTGACCCGGCTGATCAAGGACATTGCCGCGCAGACCAACCTGCTCGCGCTCAACGCGGCGATCGAAGCCGCGCGCGCGGGCGAAGCCGGGCGCGGCTTCGCGGTGGTCGCCGACGAGGTGCGCAAGCTGTCGGCCGAGACCGAGAAGGCAGTGCTGGCGATCAACCAGGGCATCCTCGGCGTCGCCAACACCATCGAGACCCAGCTGCAGGAAAAGCTGTCCTCGATCAACCTCGACCGCGAACAGGCCGCGCTCGGCCAGTTCGCCGACCAGCTGGGTGCGCTCGGCCACAGCTACGAGAGCATCCTCGACCACCAGGGCAAGGTCATGAGCACCGTGCGCGACAGCAGCCAGCAGCTGGCCGAGATGTTCATGGCGGCGCTCGCGAGCGTGCAGTTCCAGGACGTCACCCGCCAGCAGCTCGAACACACCGCGGACTCGCTGCGCCGGCTGGACGGCCACCTCGGTGTGCTGGCCGACCGCCTGGAGCAGAGCGAGAACGCCGACTTCCGCTACACCCCGCTGTCCGAACATCTCGAAGAAATCTACTCGCGCTACGTGATGGACCAGCAGCGCCACACCCACCACAACGCGCTGCAGCAGGCCGACGACGTCGGCGGCGGCGGCCCCAAGATCGAACTGTTCTGA
- the pal gene encoding peptidoglycan-associated lipoprotein Pal, with product MKKLVLPALLSAVLAACSSTGPEATSGAAVTDRSGAGVATVTANTPSGSGIAALTDPNNILSKRNVFFDFDSYVIKADAKPLVEAHGRFLAQNPQMKMLVQGNADERGSREYNLALGQKRADAVKQALLLLGAKEAQIESVSLGEEKPRCTESSEACFAQNRRGDMLYSGEF from the coding sequence ATGAAGAAGCTTGTCCTGCCCGCTCTGCTGTCCGCCGTTCTGGCTGCGTGCTCCAGCACCGGTCCCGAAGCGACCTCCGGCGCTGCCGTCACCGACCGCTCCGGCGCCGGCGTGGCCACCGTGACCGCCAACACCCCGTCCGGCTCCGGCATCGCCGCGCTGACCGACCCGAACAACATCCTGTCCAAGCGCAATGTGTTCTTCGACTTCGACAGCTATGTGATCAAGGCCGACGCCAAGCCGCTGGTCGAAGCCCACGGCCGCTTCCTCGCCCAGAACCCGCAGATGAAGATGCTGGTCCAGGGCAACGCCGACGAGCGCGGCAGCCGCGAATACAACCTGGCGCTGGGCCAGAAGCGCGCCGACGCCGTCAAGCAGGCCCTGCTGCTGCTGGGCGCCAAGGAAGCGCAGATCGAGTCCGTCAGCCTCGGCGAAGAAAAGCCGCGCTGCACCGAAAGCTCGGAAGCCTGCTTTGCCCAGAACCGCCGCGGCGACATGCTGTACTCGGGCGAGTTCTGA
- a CDS encoding energy transducer TonB, giving the protein MNERALPHEHPGKWASLALTFAVHIGLALFLFFGIRWQSEPPASLEVELAAPPPSRAPEPVDVRPEPEPKPEPPKPPPPRPEPKPEPKPEPPKAAAKPEIATKAPEKKPEPPKPEPKKPEPPKPEPKKPEPPKPEPKKPEPPKPEPKKPVEPPKDNYMDKLLERETERAELDKMMRADAARAASARNKAATEGYINAIRTKVRGNLLRPPGLSGNPEAVFEVDQLPSGEVLNVRLKRSSGIPALDEAIERAIRRSSPLPLPDKGELFERTLELKFRPLEE; this is encoded by the coding sequence ATGAACGAACGCGCACTTCCCCACGAACATCCGGGCAAGTGGGCTTCGCTCGCGCTGACCTTTGCGGTCCACATCGGGCTGGCGCTGTTCCTGTTCTTCGGCATCCGCTGGCAGAGCGAGCCGCCGGCCTCGCTCGAGGTCGAGCTGGCCGCGCCGCCACCCAGCCGCGCGCCCGAGCCGGTAGACGTCCGGCCCGAGCCCGAACCCAAGCCGGAGCCGCCCAAGCCGCCGCCGCCGCGCCCGGAACCGAAGCCCGAGCCCAAGCCCGAACCGCCGAAGGCGGCGGCCAAGCCCGAGATCGCCACCAAGGCGCCGGAGAAAAAGCCGGAACCGCCCAAGCCCGAGCCGAAGAAGCCCGAGCCGCCGAAACCGGAACCGAAGAAGCCGGAGCCGCCCAAGCCAGAGCCGAAAAAGCCGGAACCGCCGAAACCCGAGCCGAAGAAGCCGGTGGAGCCGCCCAAGGACAACTACATGGACAAGCTGCTCGAGCGCGAAACCGAAAGGGCCGAGCTCGACAAGATGATGCGCGCCGACGCCGCGCGGGCTGCGTCGGCCCGCAACAAGGCGGCCACCGAGGGCTACATCAACGCGATCCGCACCAAGGTGCGCGGCAACCTGCTGCGCCCACCCGGCCTGTCCGGCAACCCGGAGGCCGTGTTCGAGGTCGACCAGTTGCCGTCGGGCGAAGTCCTGAACGTGCGGCTGAAGCGCTCGTCCGGCATTCCCGCGCTGGACGAGGCCATCGAGCGCGCCATCCGCCGTTCGAGCCCGCTGCCGCTACCCGACAAAGGGGAACTTTTCGAACGAACCCTGGAACTGAAGTTCCGGCCGCTGGAAGAATGA
- the ybgC gene encoding tol-pal system-associated acyl-CoA thioesterase has protein sequence MQTRSRPEPAGDAFVLPLRVYYEDTDAAGIVYYANYLRYCERARTEWLRALGFEQQRLRAERGLVFVVKSVHAEYMSPALLDDALELRSVIETLGRASLAFRQQVLRNGVCLFDARVVIACVDLVRNRPVAMPAEIREQFEHVLPSPQPEPPQPA, from the coding sequence ATGCAAACCCGCTCCCGCCCAGAGCCCGCAGGCGACGCCTTCGTCCTCCCGCTCCGCGTCTATTACGAGGACACCGACGCCGCCGGCATCGTCTACTACGCCAACTACCTGCGCTACTGCGAACGCGCCCGCACCGAATGGCTGCGCGCGCTCGGTTTCGAACAACAGCGCCTGCGCGCCGAGCGCGGCCTGGTCTTCGTGGTCAAGTCGGTGCACGCCGAATACATGTCACCCGCCTTGCTCGATGATGCGTTAGAGCTGAGGTCCGTCATTGAGACCCTGGGCCGCGCAAGCCTTGCGTTCCGTCAGCAGGTGCTGCGCAACGGCGTATGCCTGTTCGACGCCCGCGTGGTGATCGCCTGCGTGGACCTGGTGCGCAACCGCCCGGTGGCGATGCCCGCCGAGATCCGCGAACAATTCGAACACGTCCTGCCTTCCCCCCAACCCGAACCGCCCCAACCAGCATGA
- the queE gene encoding 7-carboxy-7-deazaguanine synthase QueE, with amino-acid sequence MTEVVRQPVKLRLTEIFASIQGESTRVGLPTTFVRLTGCPLRCSWCDTAYAFTGGEARALSDVLDDVAALGLRHVCVTGGEPLAQKYCLALLTALCDAGYSVSLETSGALDIGGVDPRVSRVMDLKAPGSAEVARNRLENIPLLRASDELKIVLADQADYDWARAMIADHDLAARCPVLLSPVAGTLDPAQLADWIVRDRLPVRFQLQLHKILWNDARGR; translated from the coding sequence ATGACCGAAGTAGTCCGCCAGCCGGTGAAGCTGCGGCTGACGGAAATCTTCGCCTCCATCCAGGGCGAATCGACCCGCGTCGGCCTGCCGACCACCTTCGTCCGCCTCACCGGCTGCCCGCTGCGCTGCAGCTGGTGCGATACCGCCTACGCCTTCACCGGCGGCGAAGCGCGCGCGCTGAGCGACGTCCTGGACGATGTCGCCGCGCTCGGACTGCGGCACGTCTGCGTCACCGGCGGCGAGCCGCTGGCGCAGAAGTACTGTCTCGCGCTGCTTACGGCACTGTGCGATGCCGGCTACTCGGTGTCGCTGGAAACCAGTGGCGCGCTCGATATCGGTGGGGTCGACCCCCGCGTTTCGCGCGTGATGGACCTGAAAGCACCCGGCTCGGCCGAGGTGGCGCGCAACCGGCTGGAGAACATCCCGCTGCTGCGGGCAAGCGACGAACTCAAGATCGTGCTCGCCGACCAAGCCGATTACGACTGGGCGCGCGCGATGATCGCGGACCACGACCTCGCCGCGCGCTGTCCGGTGCTGCTGTCACCGGTCGCCGGCACGCTGGACCCGGCGCAGCTCGCCGATTGGATCGTCCGCGACCGCCTGCCGGTCCGCTTTCAACTACAGTTGCACAAGATACTGTGGAACGACGCGCGCGGCCGCTGA